GTCTCCTAGTGGGTGATTGTAAAACACGTGCATACCCTGCACCATGCTCCGTATTAATCATTATCTGTGTTATCTTGGTCCTCTATTTTAGGCCAAGGAGATCCTTACAAAGGAGTCCAACGTGCAGGAGGTGAGATGTCCAGTGACTGTCTGTGGAGATGTCCATGGTCAGTTTCATGACCTGATGGAGCTGTTTAAGATTGGAGGGAAGTCTCCTGATACTAACTATCTCTTTATGGGAGACTATGTTGACAGAGGCTACTATTCTGTAGAGACAGTATCTCTCCTGGTTTCTCtgaaggtaaaaaaacaaaacaacactttgCTTCTCGTGCTCATATGAGGTTGGATTTGGGGCAAGCATGATGTTTATGGCTGATGGGTCTTCCATTTTGTTTATATctacttttctcttttgaagGTAAGGTTCCGTGAACGAATTACAATTCTCAGAGGGAATCATGAGAGTAGACAGATCACACAAGTGTACGGCTTCTACGACGAATGCTTAAGGAAATACGGAAATGCCAATGTTTGGAAGTACTTCACAGATCTGTTTGACTATCTCCCCCTCACTGCGCTGGTAGATAACCAGGTAAGGTTTTGTATTCACAGGTAGGGAGTGTCATAAAGCACAGATACAGGGACTTATCCTTAAtcacttgtgatttattttctctcccttCTGGAAGATTTTCTGCCTCCATGGAGGATTATCTCCTTCAATAGACACACTGGAACACATCAGAGCGCTGGATCGCTTGCAGGAAGTTCCTCACGAGGTAATTTCCGCATATGTtaattttgcacattttacatTAGACCCCTCTTTAAGGCCTTTCCAGATTAAGGATTATTCTGTAACAACATATAGATAACATTTGTATGAATGTGCATGATGATGTAAGGGTGCTCtaaacatttcataatttttacatcatatttttcacatgtatgcacattcattcattttagatGAAGTTTAGAGCTAAAACAATATATCAATTTATCGATCCATGGGAAATGAATtggataaaaaatgaatactcAAGCAATTACTCAagaaataatcagcagattacTCGATAACAAAAGTTAACTTCAGCTGCAGCCTTAATACAATTTGTTAGTTTGGAAGTCTCCTAAACCTCCCCATATTGGATagattttgtgttttcctttacaATAATCTAAACAACACTGATGTTTCCTTCATGTTTCAGGGTCCAATGTGTGACCTGTTATGGTCGGACCCAGATGACAGAGGTGGCTGGGGCATCTCACCCCGTGGTGCTGGTTACACCTTTGGGCAGGACATTTCGGAGACCTTCAACCACGCAAACGGCCTAACTTTGGTTTCAAGAGCCCACCAACTGGTGATGGAGGTACTAAAAGTTTGTTTACCTGCTGAAAatgattaatttattattattattatgttgtttGATTGGAAACACTTCAGATGCAGATTTAACTTTACATAATAGAAAACTTAAATAGGTACAATAGATAACACCAGATAATCTTTTGATCCAGGGTTATAATTGGTGCCACGATCGCAATGTAGTGACAATCTTCAGTGCACCAAACTATTGCTATCGTTGTGGAAACCAGGCAGCAATAATGGAACTTGATGACACATTGAAATACTCCTTGtaagtacatttgaaaaaggttTTCGATCCAAATGTGTCAACCTTTCAATGACTTTGGttctttcttaaaaatgtgttattgacaAGTAATCTAAAATGTGCGTTTCTGAGGAGTCttgtcctttgtttactccagCCTACAGTTCGACCCTGCACCACGCAGAGGGGAGCCCCATGTGACGCGACGTACGCCAGACTATTTCCTGTAGAGATCACACAGAGAAAAGCATTCATAACCCCATGGACCAAAAACATATGTGCCATAATCCAATGGAATGGAAACTATCACATATAGCTTATAACCACTACCCTTCCaactttacttcctctctgtgcATGATGTTTTTATTGCTAGAAATGATTGCTACTATGAACAATACCATCACAATACCTACTGGATTGTCAGGAAACACTAATGAAGTAATGCTGAGAATAACAACTAAATGTAAGTAATCTTTGTGTTAGGGTGTTAATGATGACCAGAGTGTTTCCATATACAGTCTGTAAGCTGCATCTTTCACTTGGCATGGCCTCTTATCAAAAGGTTACAGTAAATATAAGTgaactctttgttttttctttttgtaactAAATCTCAACAGTTTTTTTGTGAAGTAAGATAATAGGTTTAGACGTCGGAAATGAATATGTTCTCTTTGCacttttgtatttgatttttatcACATGGCACTGACAAACTATGTTCTTTTTATACCCTATTATAGTGTAAGTCGCTCTCTTCTTGCTCCGCTGTCGTCTCCTATTGGAGTTAATGTAATTCATTTAAGTAGGCAATATTGGTACCAATGACATcagttgaaaaaaataaaaacgtaatGTTTTGCAGTCTCAGCTCTGAAATAAAGTCGGAAGTTGTTATTGTCATTTACTTCATTTTGAGCACAACTTGTGGCATTATTTTCTCTCACCAGTCACCACTAGATGGAAACAGGCACCAAAGAACAActgctgttaaaataaaatacaattcaagaTAATAATTATGGGGTTTACTGAATGTGTGCAGGAACTTGGGTTCTTTTATTAGGTTTGAATTATGTTAAGGTATGTGGTTTATCATGATTGTACAACATAGAAGCTATAATACTGCAGTGCTAATTAGCCATTGGTGACTTATTTGTGTTTGATGgtcaaataatatatatgaacCAAATAACGTTTGTTTAAGGGTCACTATCTTCTTCACAAGATATAAGGGTGTCGGTTGTTAAATGTCACGCTGCTGTACAGAGTCCTGTGTGTGGAAATCCAAAGTTTTACCAGTCATTAATAATTTACTGCCTGCGAATCAATGTGGCGAAAATGCCACAGCGTTACCGGATGTGGTGCTCAGCTCGCTGCGCAAAATAAAGAGCCTTGTTAAAAGGACAAAGTGAAAGGAAACttaacccccaccccccctccccctcaacTGGTAACCCAAGATTATATTGCTTTAAAGACtgatttaaaaatcataatgcattttaaagatttttgtTTGTCTACCAGCCATGTACAATCCCAATATTTTCCATTGTAAATTGGCGATTTGACACGGgacttttactttgttggtgAGCTTCCGGCCGCTGGGGGatgtgcctctgtgtgttcTGACGCCGCTGCATGTAAAATTAGCTGTCTGCAGCCTTTCAGGGACACCTCTTGCAGACCGCCGGAGCCCACAGTGCAGTAAGTAAGCAAgccatctttttttattgatggATCCATCAAGACTGCAGCATAGAAAAGACCAGCTCGCACTTTTTGTCTGAGGTCAGGGGAACTAGACTCGTTAGACGTGCAGCTGGATGTGTGGATGTGGCAGGCTGATACTAGTTGAATCTGGGGCGCACAGCTGTACAATTACATGACTGGACAGATGCCGTGCTAAACTGGTCGTTTAGAAACAATGCTACTTAGATTTGACCTGCTAATGGCTTGATCGCTTTGTTCGGATTCAGGAACACCTCCAGCTACAGTCCAGATCTGACTGGTCTACGTTGGGTTGAACAATTAACCGTAACCAGTCACAGAGCATGTTTACCCGGCTGCGACCACTGGCAGAAAGCagctatttaaatgtaacagaTGCCTTATACACAATAACTGAAGGATTACATATCTGCCATGCAATGCATCTCGAAtactatttaaaatatgtatttgattgTAAGGAGTTT
The DNA window shown above is from Eleginops maclovinus isolate JMC-PN-2008 ecotype Puerto Natales chromosome 23, JC_Emac_rtc_rv5, whole genome shotgun sequence and carries:
- the LOC134860302 gene encoding serine/threonine-protein phosphatase 2A catalytic subunit alpha isoform-like encodes the protein MDDKTFTKELDGWIEQLNECKQLSENQVKVLCEKAKEILTKESNVQEVRCPVTVCGDVHGQFHDLMELFKIGGKSPDTNYLFMGDYVDRGYYSVETVSLLVSLKVRFRERITILRGNHESRQITQVYGFYDECLRKYGNANVWKYFTDLFDYLPLTALVDNQIFCLHGGLSPSIDTLEHIRALDRLQEVPHEGPMCDLLWSDPDDRGGWGISPRGAGYTFGQDISETFNHANGLTLVSRAHQLVMEGYNWCHDRNVVTIFSAPNYCYRCGNQAAIMELDDTLKYSFLQFDPAPRRGEPHVTRRTPDYFL